The Petrocella atlantisensis genome has a window encoding:
- a CDS encoding NUDIX hydrolase: MIFTSINIIQEIYEETGAIKHNPKAICDYSVESANGKRYGRLYCGQIEAFKGELEYEIEEIMFSDEMPSRLTYADIQPVLLEEVKRRIRSENNETK; this comes from the coding sequence GTGATATTTACTTCTATAAATATCATACAAGAAATATATGAAGAAACTGGAGCAATCAAACATAATCCAAAGGCAATTTGTGATTACTCGGTAGAAAGCGCTAATGGAAAAAGGTATGGAAGATTATATTGTGGGCAGATTGAAGCGTTTAAGGGTGAGCTAGAATATGAGATTGAGGAGATTATGTTCAGTGATGAAATGCCTAGTCGATTAACTTATGCAGACATTCAGCCAGTTTTGTTAGAAGAAGTTAAAAGAAGAATTAGAAGTGAAAATAATGAAACAAAATAA